The following are from one region of the Vitis riparia cultivar Riparia Gloire de Montpellier isolate 1030 chromosome 14, EGFV_Vit.rip_1.0, whole genome shotgun sequence genome:
- the LOC117930424 gene encoding kanadaptin yields METAMGPPPSKNPTTSTEPQIQTLSLDEPSNSAKPISSMGPPPPKNPATSADSPSQTLTLDEPSTSANPKVPMGPPPPKSQPTVQPNSSPTPFFEASTEVSEPSTEVSEPSTEASEPSTEASEPSAEASEPSTEASEPSTEASESSAMQPGNNSTHHQKTQSAAVPYTIPSWSEPPGHSFYLEVLKDGSIIDQLDVYEKGAYMFGRVDICDFVLEHPTISRFHAVLQFKRNGAAYLYDLGSTHGTFLNKSQVKKKVYTELHVGDVIRFGLSTRLYVFQGPTELMLPESDLKKIREAKILREEMQDRKASLSRARREAAFADGISWGMGEDAIEEPEDDADEVTWQTYKGQLTEKQEKTRDKIIKRTEKVANMKKEIDAIRAKDIAQGGLTQGQQTQIARNEQRISQIMEEIENLEETLNESIQESIGARSGRISRTTKKGITENEEEYLSDDDDDEFYDRTKKRSIQKAGENQLVETADTLLDKKDAIIKDMEEKRKLLSIEKSKIVPEVEVGDALDAYMSGLSSQLVHDKALQLEKELSTLQSELDRIVYLLKIADPAGETARKRDSKGQEPKPHKSEIPSSSTVKQSPLKQKKSCGSEKPADGPIQKQGDSDETMESSKKPEASKIALDAKESKTTAYSVLKPQWLGAVDKIEVEETPQEAALVNNHESDQFVDYKDRKKALGIVDDVQVKMESGIETAAPGLIIRKRKQVEKSEDSDDKAPEQSTSSSGPNIMAEDAVALLLKHSRGYYASEDENGHEKQDISGGNQPSKDKKKPKRVLGPERPSFLDGGSDYETWVPPEGQSGDGRTSLNDRFGY; encoded by the exons ATGGAGACCGCCATGGGTCCTCCACCCTCAAAAAACCCTACCACCTCCACCGAACCCCAAATACAAACTCTAAGCCTTGACGAACCGTCTAACTCTGCAAAACCAATCTCATCCATGGGTCCTCCGCCTCCCAAAAATCCTGCCACCTCCGCAGACTCACCAtcccaaaccctaaccctagacGAACCCTCAACTTCTGCAAATCCAAAGGTGCCCATGGGTCCTCCACCTCCCAAATCCCAACCCACCGTCCAACCAAATTCAAGCCCTACCCCTTTCTTCGAAGCCAGTACTGAAGTCTCCGAACCCAGTACTGAAGTCTCCGAACCCAGTACTGAAGCCTCCGAACCCAGTACTGAAGCCTCCGAACCCAGTGCTGAAGCCTCCGAACCCAGTACTGAAGCCTCCGAACCCAGTACTGAAGCCTCCGAAAGCTCTGCAATGCAGCCCGGTAATAATTCTACTCACCACCAGAAGACTCAGAGTGCTGCAGTTCCTTATACGATTCCTTCGTGGAGCGAGCCTCCCGGCCATTCCTTTTACTTGGAAGTTCTTAAGGATGGCTCTATCATTGATCAACTTGATGT ATATGAGAAGGGGGCTTACATGTTTGGACGTGTAGATATCTGTGACTTTGTCCTTGAGCACCCAACAATTTCTCGGTTCCATGCTG TTCTACAGTTTAAGAGAAATGGAGCGGCCTACCTTTATGATCTTGGTAGTACTCATGGTACTTTTCTCAACAAGAGTCAG GTGAAGAAAAAGGTTTACACAGAGTTGCATGTTGGTGATGTCATTCGATTTGGACT TTCAACTCGCTTGTACGTATTCCAAGGGCCAACTGAGTTGATGCTCCCA GAATCTGACTTGAAGAAGATAAGAGAAGCTAAAATCCTCAGAGAAGAGATGCAGGATCGTAAAGCTTCACTTTCACGAGCAAGACGGGAAGCTGCTTTTGCAGATGGTATCTCATGGGGCATGGGGGAGGATGCAATTGAAGAACCTGAG GATGATGCTGATGAAGTGACTTGGCAAACGTACAAAGGACAGCTTACAGAGAAGCAGGAAAAAACCCgagataaaattattaaaagaactGAGAAG GTTGCTAATATGAAGAAAGAAATAGATGCTATTCGTGCTAAAGACATTGCTCAAGGTGGGTTGACACAAGGACAACAAACTCAGATCGCTCGGAATGAGCAAAGAATATCACAg ATTATGGAGGAAATTGAAAACTTGGAAGAGACCTTGAATGAAAGTATCCAAGAAAGCATAGGAGCGCGTTCTGGAAGGATATCTCGCACTACCAAGAAAGGAATaacagaaaatgaagaagaatattTGAG tgatgatgatgatgatgagttcTATGACCGTACGAAGAAGCGTTCTATTCAGAAAGCTGGTGAAAACCAGTTGGTCGAGACTGCTGATACTCTTCTTGATAAGAAAGATGCCATCATTAAAGATatggaagagaagagaaagttACTTTCAATTGAGAAGAGCAAAATAGTACCAGAAGTTGAGGTTGGAGATGCACTTGATGCTTACATGTCTGGGCTTTCATCTCAGCTTG TGCATGACAAGGCCTTACAACTTGAAAAGGAATTGTCCACTCTCCAATCTGAATTGGACAGGATTGTCTACTTGCTGAAAATTGCTGATCCGGCAGGAGAAACTGCCAGGAAAAGGGATTCAAAAGGACAGGAGCCAAAACCTCACAAATCTGAAATCCCCAGTTCCTCCACTGTGAAACAATCACCtctaaaacaaaagaaaagctGTGGGTCAGAAAAACCTGCCGATGGCCCCATTCAGAAACAGGGAGATAGTGATGAGACTATGGAGTCAAGCAAGAAGCCAGAAGCTAGCAAAATCGCATTAGatgcaaaagaaagcaaaacTACCGCATATAGTGTATTAAAGCCTCAGTGGCTTGGGGCTGTAGATAAAATAGAAGTAGAAGAGACTCCACAAGAAGCAGCACTAGTGAATAATCATGAATCTGATCAGTTTGTTGACTACAAAGACAGAAAGAAGGCATTGGGTATTGTAGACGATGTACAGGTTAAGATGGAGTCAGGGATCGAAACTGCAGCTCCTGGTCTAATAATAAGGAAGCGGAAGCAGGTTGAGAAATCTGAAGACAGTGATGATAAAGCTCCTGAACAGTCAACATCATCTTCAGGACCCAATATCATGGCAGAAGATGCTGTGGCACTACTATTGAAGCACTCGAGAGGGTATTATGCATCAGAAGACGAGAATGGACATGAAAAACAAGACATATCAGGTGGGAATCAGCCCAGTAAGGATAAGAAAAAACCCAAGAGGGTACTTGGTCCTGAGAGACCTTCATTTCTTGATGGTGGTTCAGATTATGAAACATGGGTGCCTCCTGAAG GACAATCAGGTGATGGAAGAACCTCATTGAATGATCGCTTtggttattga
- the LOC117929746 gene encoding biogenesis of lysosome-related organelles complex 1 subunit 2: protein MAGKEEAKERDALAESLNDLFTSVSTMVKGQLQGTNNLLELLEKMNLRVAEEYKGFGDVASGLRVFVEQLKAKSGNFDEYVQQIDAIEQQVTEFEAVISMLDKYVSLLESKLQSVYQTPPQ from the exons ATGGCCGGGAAGGAGGAAGCGAAGGAGCGAGACGCGCTCGCTGAGTCTCTGAACGATCTCTTCACCAGCGTCTCCACCATGGTCAAAGGTCAACTTCAg GGGACAAATAATCTACTGGAACTTTTGGAGAAGATGAAtctgagagtggcagaggagtATAAAGGCTTTGGTGATGTGGCTTCAGGATTAAGGGTTTTTGTGGAGCAGTTGAAGGCAAAAAGTGGTAACTTTGACGAGTATGTTCAGCAGATTGATGCGATAGAACAGCAAGTGACAGAATTTGAAGCTGTGATTTCCATGCTTGATAAATATGTTTCTTTACTGGAATCAAAACTGCAATCTGTGTACCAAACTCCACCTCAATGA
- the LOC117931458 gene encoding uncharacterized protein LOC117931458: MKAGSAAKLIVDALLQRFLPLARRRIETAQAQDGQYLRPSDPAYEQVLDSLAMVARHTPVPLLEALLRWRESESPKGANDASTFQRKLAVECIFCSACIRFVECCPQEGLTEKLWSGLENFVFDWLINADR, translated from the exons ATGAAGGCAGGTAGTGCGGCAAAGTTAATAGTGGATGCCCTTCTGCAGCGGTTTCTTCCGCTTGCTAGGCGTCGCATTGAAACTGCACAAGCACAG GATGGACAGTACCTTCGGCCATCAGACCCAGCCTATGAGCAAGTATTAgattcattggctatggtggcACGACATACACCTGTGCCTCTTTTGGAAGCTCTTCTTAGATGGAGAGAAAG TGAATCCCCGAAGGGTGCAAATGACGCATCTACGTTCCAGAGAAAG CTTGCCGTGGAATGCATTTTTTGCTCGGCATGTATTCGTTTTGTAGAGTGCTGTCCACAGGAGGGACTTACAG AAAAGCTTTGGTCTGGGCTTGAAAATTTTGTCTTTGATTGGCTAATCAATGCTGACAGGTAA